The Salvia hispanica cultivar TCC Black 2014 unplaced genomic scaffold, UniMelb_Shisp_WGS_1.0 HiC_scaffold_789, whole genome shotgun sequence nucleotide sequence GAGGCACCGTAGGCTATGTTGCTCCGGAACTCAATTGCAGAAGCATTGGCCAAGTGTCTCACAAGGCCGATGTGTATAGTTTTGGGATGTTGTTAATGGAGATGACAGGTGTAAACAACAAGGATGATCCAAACAAGTATTTCCCGGATTGGATATATGATTGCATTAATAAAGGTGAGGAGCTTGGAATTGTTGAAGAGGACAACAATGTTGATGATGTGAATGAGAATGGAAAGAATGTCGTTAAGAAGATGGCAATAGTTGGCTTGTGGTGCATACAAATGAATCCTGACAATCGACCATCAATGAATAAAGTGTTGGAGATGTTGGAAGGTGacgttgaagatttgaagattccAGAGCATCCATCTCACTTAGTTAATGAGGCCAAGAGTTGGGCTGCGGATCACAGTCAGAGTCGGATTATGACAGTGATAGTATATTGATTAGTATAGCAT carries:
- the LOC125200058 gene encoding rust resistance kinase Lr10-like: MKFKIAVGAARGIEYLHSGCDIKILHFDIKPHNMLLDYKFVPKVTDFELAKLCSIDKEVVTMTAVRGTVGYVAPELNCRSIGQVSHKADVYSFGMLLMEMTGVNNKDDPNKYFPDWIYDCINKGEELGIVEEDNNVDDVNENGKNVVKKMAIVGLWCIQMNPDNRPSMNKVLEMLEGDVEDLKIPEHPSHLVNEAKSWAADHSQSRIMTVIVY